Proteins from a single region of Corynebacterium pseudogenitalium:
- the sucB gene encoding 2-oxoglutarate dehydrogenase, E2 component, dihydrolipoamide succinyltransferase, which produces MAHSVEMPELGESVTEGTITTWLKEVGDKVEVDEPLLEVSTDKVDTEIPSPVAGVILEIKAEEDDTVDVGDVIVIIGEEGEAPASDSAKDEEPQEEEEPKKAPEEEKADKPSSGNATDVSMPELGESVTEGTITTWLKEVGDTVEVDEPLLEVSTDKVDTEIPSPVAGTLVEILAEEDDTVEVGEVIARIGDADAKPAEKEAPKAEEPKEEKKEAPEEEKADKPASGDATDVSMPELGESVTEGTITTWLKEVGDTVEVDEPLLEVSTDKVDTEIPSPVAGTLVEILAEEDDTVEVGEVIARIGDADAKPAEKEAPKAEETKEEPKEEKKEAPKAEEPKEEKPKDEKPASQASTKVNKSDGSLPYVTPLVRKLAEKHGVDLSTVEGTGVGGRIRKQDVIAAAKGGSDDKTEASAPKSEEKKGARSNWSTKSVDPEKQSLIGTTQKVNRIREITAAKMVESLQTTAQLTHVQEVDVTRIAELRKRVKPEFIKKHDANITYLAFFIKATAEALVSHPNVNASYDAEKKEITYHEDVNIGVAVDTPQGLLVPVIKRAQDLNLAQIAQAINDLATRARNKKLRPDDLSGATFTVTNIGSEGALLDTPVLTPPQAGILGTAAIEKRPVIVTEEGSDSIAIRQMCYLPFTYDHQLIDGADAGRFVTTIKDRIETGDFEDDLDL; this is translated from the coding sequence ATGGCGCACTCTGTCGAGATGCCTGAGCTGGGCGAATCCGTCACGGAAGGCACTATCACCACCTGGCTGAAGGAAGTCGGCGACAAGGTAGAGGTCGACGAACCATTGCTGGAGGTTTCCACCGATAAGGTCGACACGGAGATTCCTTCCCCTGTCGCCGGTGTAATCCTCGAGATTAAGGCCGAGGAAGACGACACCGTTGATGTCGGTGACGTGATTGTGATTATCGGCGAAGAAGGCGAAGCCCCGGCATCGGACTCGGCAAAGGACGAGGAGCCTCAGGAAGAAGAGGAGCCAAAGAAAGCTCCGGAGGAAGAGAAGGCTGACAAGCCTTCCTCCGGCAACGCCACCGACGTCTCCATGCCTGAGCTTGGCGAATCCGTCACCGAAGGCACCATCACCACCTGGCTGAAGGAAGTCGGCGACACCGTCGAGGTCGACGAGCCACTGCTCGAGGTCTCCACCGACAAGGTCGATACCGAGATTCCTTCCCCTGTCGCAGGCACCCTCGTAGAGATCCTCGCTGAGGAAGACGACACCGTCGAGGTCGGCGAAGTCATCGCCCGCATCGGCGACGCTGACGCCAAGCCAGCTGAAAAGGAAGCTCCAAAGGCCGAAGAGCCAAAGGAAGAAAAGAAGGAAGCTCCGGAGGAAGAGAAGGCTGACAAGCCAGCCTCCGGCGACGCTACCGACGTCTCCATGCCTGAGCTCGGCGAATCCGTCACCGAAGGCACCATCACCACCTGGCTGAAGGAAGTCGGCGACACCGTCGAGGTCGACGAGCCACTGCTCGAGGTCTCCACCGACAAGGTCGATACCGAGATTCCTTCCCCTGTCGCAGGCACCCTCGTAGAGATCCTCGCTGAGGAAGACGACACCGTCGAGGTCGGCGAAGTCATCGCCCGCATCGGCGACGCTGACGCCAAGCCAGCTGAAAAGGAAGCTCCAAAGGCCGAAGAGACAAAGGAAGAACCCAAGGAAGAAAAGAAGGAAGCCCCGAAGGCTGAAGAGCCTAAGGAGGAGAAGCCGAAGGACGAGAAGCCTGCATCGCAGGCTTCGACCAAGGTGAACAAGTCCGACGGTTCCCTCCCGTACGTCACCCCGCTCGTGCGCAAGCTGGCAGAAAAGCACGGCGTTGATCTTTCCACGGTCGAGGGCACTGGCGTTGGTGGCCGAATCCGCAAGCAGGACGTGATCGCTGCGGCGAAGGGTGGATCCGACGACAAGACCGAGGCATCGGCTCCGAAGTCCGAGGAAAAGAAAGGCGCACGCTCCAACTGGTCCACCAAGTCCGTGGATCCGGAGAAGCAGTCGCTGATCGGCACCACCCAGAAGGTCAATCGCATCCGCGAGATCACCGCTGCGAAGATGGTCGAGTCGCTGCAGACCACGGCTCAGCTCACGCACGTTCAGGAAGTCGATGTCACCCGCATCGCAGAGCTGCGCAAGCGCGTGAAGCCGGAGTTCATCAAGAAGCACGACGCCAACATCACCTACCTCGCGTTCTTCATCAAGGCGACGGCCGAGGCCCTGGTCTCCCACCCGAACGTCAACGCGTCCTACGATGCGGAGAAGAAGGAGATCACCTACCACGAGGACGTCAATATTGGTGTCGCAGTGGATACGCCACAGGGCCTGCTCGTGCCGGTGATCAAGCGTGCACAGGACCTGAACCTGGCGCAGATCGCGCAAGCTATCAACGACCTGGCGACCCGCGCACGCAACAAGAAGCTGCGCCCGGACGACCTGTCTGGTGCAACGTTCACGGTGACCAACATCGGTTCCGAAGGTGCACTGCTGGATACGCCGGTGCTCACCCCGCCACAGGCAGGCATCCTGGGTACCGCGGCGATTGAGAAGCGCCCGGTCATCGTTACAGAGGAAGGTAGCGACTCCATCGCGATCCGCCAGATGTGCTACCTGCCATTCACCTACGATCACCAGCTGATCGACGGCGCAGATGCAGGCCGCTTCGTCACCACGATCAAGGACCGCATCGAAACCGGCGACTTTGAAGACGACCTAGACCTCTAA
- the gcvP gene encoding aminomethyl-transferring glycine dehydrogenase — translation MDYITRHIGPDTQETEAMLAKVGYDSLEALTTAAIPADLLLQGPLNLPAPLTEYQAQDRLRELASKNEVLKAFYGQGYSSTLTPPVIRRGVVEDAGWYTAYTPYQPEISQGRLEALLNFQTMVQDLTGLDIANASLLDEASAAAEAVGLMARAVRKGRTVLLDARLHPQVLRVASERARTLDLEVEVVDLREGVVGEGLVGAIVAYPGTEGDVVDPRVVVEAVHERGGLVAVDADILALTLLESPGELGADIAIGSTQRFGVPLFYGGPHAAYMAVKEKMKRQLPGRLVGVSKDAEGTPAYRLALQTREQHIRRERATSNICTAQALLAVTASMYAVYHGPRGLEAIAAQVHDWAARFAKSLRDAGIEVKHDAFFDTVAVVVDSSEAVCERLADAGYLVRPIDATTVGVSFGEDTSEDDLAALLAGFGVDTVAHEAPSALPEALRRTTEFMTHPNFNSVHSETQMMRYIRKLGDKDLALDRTMIPLGSCTMKLNPTAGLETITWPAFANVHPYTPDRFTAGWRELIDELRAWLVEITGYAEVSMQPNSGATGELAGLLAIRRYHVSRGDHGRDICLIPASAHGTNAASATLANLRVVVVKTAEDGSIDLADLDAKLEQHGEHVAAIMVTYPSTHGVYEDTVQAVAEKVHAVGGQVYIDGANMNALTGLARPGDFGGDVSHLNLHKTFTIPHGGGGPGVGPIGVAEHLIPFLPTDPNVDPTHAAFPAPVGEGVPVAAAKFGSAGVLQIAWSYIAMSGAEGLASATAHAVLAANYVAHELHDSFPVLYTGEHGLVGHECILDLRELTDRSGVTAADVAKRLVDYGFHAPTLAFPVAGTLMVEPTESEDLDELDRFIEAMRSIRTEIQEIIDGKVSYEASVLHHAPFTAHSVASTAWDYEFSREQAAYPVERLVREKYFPPVRRIDEAYGDRNLVCSCPPPEAFDISESSASAEK, via the coding sequence TTGGATTACATCACCCGCCATATCGGTCCGGACACGCAGGAAACGGAGGCGATGCTCGCGAAAGTCGGCTACGACTCACTCGAGGCGCTGACCACTGCCGCGATCCCCGCCGATCTGCTACTTCAAGGGCCACTCAACCTTCCCGCCCCGCTCACGGAATACCAGGCGCAGGATCGGTTGCGGGAGTTGGCGTCGAAAAATGAGGTGCTCAAGGCGTTCTACGGCCAGGGGTACTCGTCGACGTTGACGCCGCCGGTAATTCGGCGCGGTGTGGTCGAGGATGCTGGGTGGTACACAGCGTATACGCCGTATCAGCCTGAGATTTCGCAGGGTCGTCTTGAGGCACTGCTGAACTTCCAAACTATGGTGCAGGACCTGACCGGCCTGGACATTGCGAACGCTTCCCTGCTGGATGAGGCTTCGGCGGCTGCGGAGGCTGTCGGCTTGATGGCTCGCGCAGTGCGCAAGGGTCGGACGGTGCTGCTGGATGCGCGCCTGCACCCGCAGGTGTTGCGGGTCGCGTCGGAGCGTGCTCGCACGCTTGACCTCGAGGTGGAGGTCGTTGACCTGCGTGAGGGGGTCGTGGGAGAGGGCCTCGTGGGTGCCATCGTGGCCTACCCCGGCACCGAGGGCGACGTGGTTGATCCTCGCGTGGTGGTCGAGGCGGTGCACGAGCGCGGGGGCTTGGTCGCGGTGGATGCGGATATTCTTGCGCTGACGCTGCTGGAGTCCCCTGGTGAGCTTGGCGCGGATATCGCGATCGGGTCCACGCAGCGCTTCGGCGTTCCGCTGTTCTACGGTGGCCCGCACGCCGCGTACATGGCGGTCAAGGAGAAGATGAAGCGCCAGCTGCCGGGCCGCCTGGTGGGTGTGTCGAAGGACGCGGAGGGCACTCCTGCCTACCGCCTGGCCCTGCAGACCCGTGAGCAGCATATTCGTCGCGAGCGCGCGACCTCCAACATCTGTACCGCGCAGGCGTTGCTCGCGGTGACAGCGTCGATGTACGCCGTGTACCACGGCCCACGCGGTCTTGAGGCTATCGCTGCTCAGGTGCATGACTGGGCGGCGCGCTTCGCCAAGTCCCTGCGTGACGCGGGTATCGAGGTCAAGCACGACGCGTTCTTCGACACGGTGGCCGTCGTCGTGGACAGCTCCGAGGCAGTGTGCGAGCGCTTGGCGGATGCCGGTTACCTGGTGCGCCCGATTGACGCGACCACGGTGGGTGTCTCCTTCGGTGAGGACACGTCGGAGGACGACCTCGCGGCGCTGCTCGCTGGCTTCGGTGTCGACACGGTTGCTCACGAGGCGCCGTCCGCGCTGCCCGAGGCGCTGCGCCGCACAACGGAGTTCATGACGCACCCCAATTTCAACTCGGTGCATTCTGAGACGCAGATGATGCGCTACATCCGCAAGCTCGGCGACAAGGACCTCGCGCTGGATCGCACGATGATCCCGCTGGGTTCCTGCACGATGAAGCTGAACCCGACCGCGGGCCTAGAGACCATCACGTGGCCAGCATTCGCGAACGTGCACCCGTACACACCGGATCGCTTCACGGCTGGTTGGAGGGAGCTTATCGACGAGCTCCGCGCCTGGCTTGTCGAAATCACCGGATACGCCGAGGTATCTATGCAGCCAAACTCGGGTGCGACGGGCGAGCTGGCTGGCCTGTTGGCGATTCGCCGCTACCACGTTTCCCGTGGTGACCATGGCCGTGACATCTGCTTGATCCCGGCGTCGGCGCACGGTACGAACGCTGCGTCGGCGACGCTGGCGAACCTTCGGGTGGTCGTCGTAAAGACTGCGGAGGATGGCTCGATCGACCTGGCTGACTTGGATGCGAAGCTTGAGCAGCACGGCGAGCACGTCGCAGCGATTATGGTCACCTACCCGTCCACGCACGGTGTGTATGAGGACACGGTGCAGGCCGTCGCGGAGAAGGTGCATGCGGTGGGCGGTCAGGTCTACATCGATGGCGCGAACATGAACGCGCTGACTGGGCTTGCGCGCCCGGGTGACTTTGGTGGCGACGTATCGCACCTGAACCTGCATAAGACGTTTACGATTCCGCACGGCGGTGGCGGCCCGGGCGTTGGCCCGATTGGTGTGGCGGAGCACCTGATTCCGTTCCTGCCGACGGACCCGAACGTCGACCCAACGCATGCGGCCTTCCCTGCCCCAGTTGGCGAGGGCGTGCCGGTTGCCGCGGCGAAGTTCGGCTCGGCGGGCGTGCTGCAGATCGCGTGGTCTTACATCGCGATGAGTGGTGCGGAGGGGTTGGCGTCCGCAACTGCGCATGCGGTGCTGGCGGCGAACTACGTGGCTCACGAGCTGCACGATTCCTTCCCGGTGCTCTACACCGGCGAGCATGGGCTGGTGGGCCACGAGTGCATCCTTGACCTGCGCGAGCTGACGGACCGCTCGGGCGTGACCGCGGCGGATGTGGCGAAGCGCCTGGTGGACTACGGTTTCCACGCCCCTACCCTGGCGTTCCCGGTGGCGGGCACGCTGATGGTGGAGCCGACCGAGTCCGAGGATCTGGACGAGCTGGATCGCTTCATCGAGGCGATGCGTTCCATCCGCACGGAGATCCAGGAGATCATCGACGGCAAGGTATCCTACGAGGCCTCCGTCCTGCACCATGCGCCGTTTACCGCGCACAGCGTCGCTAGCACTGCGTGGGACTACGAGTTTTCCCGCGAGCAGGCCGCCTACCCGGTAGAGCGCTTGGTGCGCGAGAAGTACTTCCCGCCTGTGCGCCGCATTGATGAGGCGTACGGCGACCGCAACCTGGTGTGCTCCTGCCCGCCGCCGGAGGCGTTTGATATTTCTGAGAGTTCAGCGAGTGCGGAAAAGTAA
- the gcvT gene encoding glycine cleavage system aminomethyltransferase GcvT: MAETPLFAAHEELGASFTDFGGWNMPLKYDNELAEHRAVRERVGIFDLSHMGEIDVRGPQAAEFLDYTLISTLSTLRVGKAKYSMIVAEDGGIIDDLISYRLADDHFLVVPNAGNTPAVWEAFQKRATNFDVELTNRSADVALVAVQGPDSLSTIASHLDGDAGALAYYSAAPMRFGDCDVLVARTGYTGEDGFELYCDREGVRAIWDALAPNATPCGLAARDSLRLEASMPLYGHELSREITPVEAGMGRAFAKKEADFVGKDALVSREPSVVIAGLSSEQRRAAREGAEIYLGDTRIGVVTSGQPSPTLQRPVALAHIDPAHAEVGTDVEIDIRGRRYPFTIVDTPFYSRKDK; this comes from the coding sequence ATGGCTGAGACCCCTTTGTTTGCAGCGCATGAGGAGCTTGGTGCTTCCTTTACGGACTTCGGTGGCTGGAACATGCCGCTGAAGTATGACAACGAGCTTGCGGAGCACCGTGCGGTGCGGGAGCGCGTCGGCATCTTTGATCTCTCCCACATGGGCGAGATTGATGTACGCGGCCCCCAGGCTGCGGAGTTTTTGGACTACACGTTGATTTCCACGCTGTCTACGTTGCGTGTTGGCAAGGCGAAGTACTCGATGATCGTGGCCGAAGATGGCGGCATCATCGACGATTTGATCTCCTACCGCCTCGCAGACGATCACTTCCTGGTCGTGCCGAACGCTGGCAACACGCCCGCGGTGTGGGAGGCATTCCAAAAGCGCGCAACGAACTTCGATGTAGAGCTGACGAACCGTAGCGCGGACGTCGCGCTTGTTGCGGTGCAGGGCCCTGATTCCTTATCGACGATCGCTTCGCACCTCGACGGCGACGCCGGCGCCTTGGCGTACTACTCGGCGGCACCGATGCGCTTCGGTGACTGCGACGTCTTGGTCGCCCGAACCGGCTACACCGGCGAGGACGGCTTCGAGCTCTACTGCGACCGCGAGGGCGTTCGCGCGATCTGGGACGCGCTCGCACCGAACGCGACGCCGTGCGGCCTGGCTGCGCGCGACTCCCTGCGGCTCGAGGCGTCGATGCCGCTGTACGGCCACGAGCTTTCCCGCGAGATCACCCCGGTCGAGGCCGGGATGGGCCGCGCGTTTGCGAAGAAAGAGGCGGACTTCGTGGGCAAGGACGCGCTTGTCAGCCGCGAGCCCTCGGTGGTTATTGCCGGCCTGTCGTCGGAGCAGCGTCGCGCCGCTCGCGAGGGTGCCGAGATCTACCTGGGCGATACGCGCATCGGCGTCGTCACCTCCGGGCAGCCTTCGCCCACGCTGCAGCGTCCGGTGGCGCTCGCGCACATCGACCCAGCGCACGCCGAGGTTGGCACGGATGTGGAAATTGATATCCGTGGGCGCCGCTATCCGTTTACTATTGTGGACACACCGTTCTATTCCCGAAAGGACAAGTAA
- the gcvH gene encoding glycine cleavage system protein GcvH translates to MSLNPDFYYSEDHEWINARPEDAAGTKVRVGITNVAADRLGEVVFAELPQVGDQVTAGETCGEVESTKSVSDLYAPVTGTVTAVNEDIDGAYEAINEDPFGAGWLFEVEVEEVGPLMTADEYAAANGVEN, encoded by the coding sequence ATGTCTTTGAACCCTGATTTTTACTACTCGGAGGACCACGAGTGGATCAACGCTCGCCCTGAGGATGCTGCTGGCACCAAGGTGCGCGTAGGCATCACGAACGTTGCGGCGGATCGCCTCGGCGAGGTCGTGTTCGCTGAGCTGCCGCAGGTCGGCGACCAGGTCACGGCGGGTGAAACCTGTGGCGAGGTCGAGTCGACGAAGTCGGTGTCTGACCTGTACGCACCGGTGACTGGCACGGTGACCGCGGTCAACGAGGACATTGATGGCGCCTACGAGGCCATCAACGAGGACCCGTTCGGTGCTGGCTGGCTCTTCGAGGTTGAGGTCGAGGAGGTTGGTCCGCTGATGACGGCGGACGAGTACGCTGCCGCTAACGGTGTCGAAAACTAG
- the lipB gene encoding lipoyl(octanoyl) transferase LipB produces MTAPRDPFFPADKSIRASAAPIDVRELGLVDYEEAWHLQAELAKQRASDEIPDTVLVLQHPSVFTAGKRTQPEDLPDPSYPVSVVDVDRGGRITWHGEGQLVLYPIIKLAQPVDVVDYVRRLEEAIIETVRKAGVHAAGRIDGRSGVWVPKTVDAADSSASHRDRKIAALGIRITRGVTMHGLALNCDNTLEHYGHIVACGIDDADVTTMSLELGRDVTPEEMTAPLLDALKRALAGELVVADHSFGSAPDPTKGLKRRDVRRASH; encoded by the coding sequence ATGACAGCTCCACGCGATCCGTTCTTCCCTGCCGACAAATCCATTCGGGCCTCAGCCGCGCCTATTGATGTGCGCGAGCTGGGGCTCGTTGATTATGAGGAAGCCTGGCACCTCCAGGCTGAGCTGGCCAAGCAGCGTGCGTCGGACGAGATCCCGGACACGGTGTTGGTGCTGCAGCACCCCTCGGTGTTTACCGCGGGCAAGCGAACCCAGCCGGAGGACTTGCCGGATCCGTCGTACCCGGTCTCGGTCGTGGACGTTGATCGCGGAGGACGCATCACGTGGCACGGCGAGGGCCAGCTTGTCCTCTACCCCATCATCAAACTTGCCCAACCGGTAGACGTCGTGGACTACGTGCGCCGCCTGGAGGAGGCGATCATCGAGACGGTGCGCAAGGCGGGGGTACATGCCGCCGGGCGTATCGACGGCCGCTCCGGCGTCTGGGTGCCAAAAACCGTCGACGCGGCGGATAGCTCGGCGTCGCACCGCGATAGGAAGATCGCGGCGCTGGGTATCCGCATCACCCGCGGAGTGACCATGCATGGGCTCGCGCTGAACTGCGACAACACCTTGGAGCACTACGGCCACATCGTTGCGTGCGGCATCGACGACGCCGACGTGACCACGATGAGCCTGGAGCTCGGCCGCGACGTCACACCTGAGGAGATGACCGCTCCGCTGCTCGACGCCCTCAAGCGCGCCCTTGCAGGCGAGCTCGTGGTGGCCGACCACAGCTTTGGTTCGGCACCGGATCCGACGAAGGGGCTCAAACGTCGAGATGTAAGGCGAGCCTCCCATTAA
- the lipA gene encoding lipoyl synthase: protein MTIAPEGRKLLRVEKRNAQTPIESKPRWIRNAVKIGPEYEDMKKKVKGASLHTVCQEAGCPNIHECWESREATFLIGGANCSRRCDFCQINSAKPEPLDVNEPQRVAESVREMNLNYSTITGVTRDDLEDEGAWLYAEVVRKIHELNPHTGVENLTPDFSGKPDLLQEVFEARPEVFAHNVETVPRIFKRIRPAFRYDRSLDVIRQARDFGLITKSNLILGMGETQEEVLQALQDLVDAGTDIITITQYLRPGPMYHPIDRWVKPEEFIEYRDAAYEMGFGAVMSGPLVRSSYRAGKLYVEAMEHRGLELPENLRHLAETSKGDTAQEASTLLEKYGASKDHPVATRS from the coding sequence GTGACTATTGCACCAGAAGGACGCAAACTACTTCGCGTAGAAAAACGCAACGCCCAGACCCCTATCGAGTCGAAACCGCGTTGGATCCGCAACGCGGTCAAGATCGGCCCTGAGTACGAGGACATGAAAAAGAAGGTGAAGGGCGCGTCCCTTCACACCGTGTGCCAGGAGGCCGGCTGCCCCAACATTCACGAGTGCTGGGAGTCGCGCGAGGCGACATTCCTGATCGGTGGCGCGAACTGCTCTCGTCGCTGTGACTTCTGCCAGATCAACTCGGCGAAGCCCGAGCCGCTCGACGTCAACGAGCCACAGCGTGTGGCGGAGTCAGTTCGCGAGATGAACCTGAACTACTCCACCATCACCGGTGTGACCCGCGACGACCTCGAGGATGAGGGCGCGTGGCTGTATGCGGAGGTTGTGCGCAAGATTCACGAGCTCAACCCGCATACTGGCGTCGAAAATCTCACCCCGGACTTTTCCGGCAAGCCGGATCTGCTCCAGGAGGTCTTTGAAGCTCGTCCGGAGGTCTTCGCGCACAACGTGGAGACGGTCCCGCGCATCTTTAAGCGCATCCGCCCGGCGTTCCGCTACGACCGCTCTCTGGACGTCATCCGCCAGGCGCGCGACTTCGGTTTGATCACCAAGTCCAACCTGATCCTGGGCATGGGTGAGACCCAGGAAGAGGTCTTGCAGGCGCTGCAAGACCTTGTTGACGCCGGCACCGACATCATCACGATCACCCAGTACCTGCGCCCCGGCCCGATGTACCACCCGATCGACCGTTGGGTAAAGCCCGAAGAGTTCATCGAGTACCGCGACGCGGCCTACGAGATGGGCTTCGGCGCCGTCATGTCGGGTCCACTGGTGCGCTCCTCATACCGCGCGGGCAAGCTCTACGTCGAGGCGATGGAGCACCGCGGCCTGGAGTTGCCGGAAAACCTGCGCCACCTGGCGGAAACCTCGAAGGGCGACACTGCCCAGGAAGCCTCGACGCTCCTGGAGAAGTACGGTGCTTCGAAGGATCACCCGGTAGCAACACGTTCCTAA
- a CDS encoding DUF4191 domain-containing protein, with translation MAQSKDKAALKAAKKQERAAKRAKGKQTRSQIWQAFQIQRKRDKKLIPIMLACLLGMGLLFFLIGLIWGGQWYMLALGLAFGTVLAMWMFTRRLERSMYDEVGDTPGVAGWTLENLRNTIGMVWITKTGVQANTHMDTVHRVIGLPGVILVGEGNENRLRTLMKKESRRVDRLLAGVPIHEVYVGEGEGQVAVRDLQKHLMKLPRHYRKDDVYSMSAKLEAMDARTQPGQMPGLPGGPLPKQAQNMAGMNRRMRRMQQRQGK, from the coding sequence ATGGCTCAGTCGAAGGATAAGGCAGCCCTGAAGGCTGCGAAGAAGCAGGAGCGCGCCGCGAAGCGCGCAAAGGGAAAGCAGACACGTAGCCAGATTTGGCAGGCGTTTCAGATTCAGCGCAAGCGGGATAAGAAGCTCATCCCGATTATGCTGGCCTGCCTGCTTGGCATGGGTCTGCTTTTCTTCTTGATCGGCCTCATTTGGGGCGGCCAGTGGTACATGCTGGCGCTCGGTTTGGCATTCGGTACCGTGCTGGCGATGTGGATGTTCACCCGCCGCTTGGAGCGCTCGATGTACGACGAGGTCGGTGACACCCCGGGCGTTGCTGGTTGGACGTTGGAGAACCTGCGCAACACCATCGGCATGGTGTGGATCACCAAGACCGGCGTGCAGGCCAACACCCATATGGATACCGTGCACCGCGTGATTGGCCTACCAGGCGTCATCCTGGTCGGTGAGGGCAACGAGAACCGCCTGCGCACCCTGATGAAGAAGGAGTCCCGCCGCGTGGACCGCCTACTGGCAGGCGTGCCGATCCACGAGGTGTACGTGGGCGAAGGCGAAGGCCAGGTTGCAGTACGTGACCTGCAGAAGCACTTGATGAAGCTGCCACGCCACTACCGCAAGGATGACGTCTACTCCATGAGCGCGAAGCTCGAGGCCATGGACGCTCGTACGCAGCCTGGCCAGATGCCTGGTCTGCCTGGCGGCCCGCTGCCGAAGCAGGCCCAGAACATGGCGGGTATGAACCGCCGTATGCGCCGAATGCAGCAGCGTCAAGGCAAGTAA
- a CDS encoding threonine/serine ThrE exporter family protein → MSSFDMGVEASTALRLGALLLSAGAPGYRVTRAVKRCARAMHFDDADVVVGFDTITCTVHRGDNFRTLVADLPLPGVNASRIEALENLTKHEMHRYTTAEEINAAIDEIEAIPTPRWGPLTSSCAAGLACGGFAVLNHFSYFTALLVIIAAGVGQYVRLRLARQHLLQLGVVMAAALVSTLLFLALAWALPHSDFELSAGFVPAILYLVPGFPLFVSLMDLSRFDFTSGLPRLFFALEVVLTMMLTVAVIAMVTDAPAPSTVSATPDPAFYGAAALASFVSVGGFAILFNASRRMTLLAATLGTVANVLRLMLVDAHVEYFLACLLGTLVIGILGSWLGQHFRVPRTTVTIPAAVVMIPGPTIYAALHQITNGNISAAIDSTTAVVLTVLFLSGGLTVARLLTDKNWAFQRTVEFRPLEEP, encoded by the coding sequence ATGTCTTCCTTCGACATGGGCGTCGAGGCCAGCACCGCGCTGCGCCTCGGCGCTCTTTTGTTGTCCGCGGGTGCTCCCGGCTACCGCGTCACACGGGCCGTGAAGCGTTGTGCCCGCGCGATGCACTTCGACGACGCCGACGTGGTCGTCGGCTTCGACACGATCACGTGCACTGTCCACCGCGGTGATAATTTCCGCACGCTCGTGGCTGATCTTCCGCTGCCAGGGGTGAACGCGTCGCGCATCGAGGCGCTCGAGAATCTGACCAAGCACGAGATGCACCGCTACACCACCGCGGAAGAAATCAACGCCGCCATCGACGAGATTGAGGCAATCCCTACCCCTCGTTGGGGTCCGCTGACCTCCAGCTGCGCGGCTGGCCTTGCATGTGGCGGCTTCGCGGTGCTGAACCACTTTTCCTACTTCACCGCGCTGCTCGTGATTATTGCGGCTGGTGTGGGCCAGTACGTGCGGCTGCGCTTGGCGCGTCAACACCTCCTGCAGTTGGGTGTGGTAATGGCTGCGGCGCTCGTCTCGACGCTGCTGTTCTTGGCGCTCGCGTGGGCGCTTCCCCACTCCGACTTTGAGCTCTCCGCGGGCTTCGTCCCCGCTATTTTGTACCTGGTGCCGGGCTTTCCCCTGTTCGTTTCTTTGATGGATCTCTCCCGCTTCGACTTCACCTCGGGGCTGCCGAGGCTCTTCTTCGCGCTCGAAGTGGTCCTCACCATGATGCTGACGGTTGCGGTCATCGCGATGGTCACCGATGCGCCCGCCCCCAGTACGGTCAGCGCAACCCCGGATCCTGCGTTTTACGGGGCTGCGGCGCTCGCCAGCTTCGTCTCCGTGGGTGGGTTCGCCATTTTGTTTAATGCCTCACGCAGGATGACACTTTTGGCAGCCACGCTCGGCACTGTCGCCAATGTGTTGCGTCTCATGCTTGTCGACGCCCACGTGGAATACTTCCTCGCCTGCCTGCTGGGGACCCTTGTGATCGGCATTCTTGGGTCCTGGCTGGGCCAGCACTTTCGGGTGCCGCGCACCACGGTGACCATCCCCGCAGCCGTGGTCATGATCCCCGGCCCCACCATTTACGCGGCGCTGCACCAGATCACGAACGGCAATATCTCCGCGGCAATCGACTCGACTACCGCCGTCGTGCTCACGGTATTGTTCCTCTCTGGAGGCCTGACGGTGGCCCGTCTGCTCACTGACAAGAACTGGGCGTTCCAGCGC